tgttatcttgatttttttttttctagcaaAAAGAGCAAAGCTGTGGTTatgataatttttgttatcagtTTTTTCCGTGAACAGTCACATATTTTACAGCGTGTATAATTtacgtatttatgtattaaatacaaaacaatgcACACGTCATACccattaatgaattataaaaatccaaacaaaaatattatccgcGCGTAAACGTCAAAAAAACGTCTGTCGTCAGAACGTTTGTATGTATGTTTTTTGCATTGATAACGCGCTCGAGTCACGTGTCCGTAAAAAGTTTGATCCCCGGCGGTAGATTtctgtaaactataatattatgtgatatgagtatataggtacgacacgggaaatgtgaaaaaaaaattgttaaaaataaagtaagagACGCTTtgactgtatatataatatataaaaaattgtgtttctgGTGGGTCGTTTTGTGCAATAtcatactactattatatatattttatatacgcaaGCCGATGCGGGTGCGTGTTTGAGACGTGCGACGTCGTCACCACagcaacaatatatatatattatatataggtagcttatgttattatatggtgatattattgtgtatatatgaaaatataaaatacaaatgtaggttatatataggtatattatttggcGGGGCCGAGCAACTCGTTTACGGGCCATACGTATTAaacgtgtacaatattatttattttgcacgCTGTCAaaagagaaaaataattttttatacttcacAGTGATGTCGACTGCAGCGATCCGCGAGATTTTTCTGTTGccggttattatatatttttttctggagtatttattatatattatatacgtatgtgtgtgcggtataatattatataatattttctaacgtGAGAAGGTGCGGGTCTCACTTATCACAAGTTCGTCATCGTTATCGATATCATCgtttcgtatcctgtatatcttaattcgtgcctatatcatataaatagcatagataaataacaacaacaaacaataataactgCTACAgtactacttattataattgtgcCTACTATCTACCTAgggcggatccagggcttaattggGGGTCATGagggggcaaaagtacaaaacgTACACAAATTGGatacaaaattggctaaacacagtgtaaaacaaagggaAAATACGAAGATTGGGGGAGGGGCATATGCCCCCTTTGCCTCCCTCCTAACAAGAAATTTTCGTGAATTCGGCTAATGCAAAACTGCAACATTTCACCGCAGTCCCTGCGTAAACGATAATTTGTCATTATtcatcacatataatattatattatctaggtaAATATACGATCAACGTGAATTCGGGcacgtaatatttattattgtttatttttatctctCGAAATTATTTCAGAGACAATATTGTGTGTGCATACCGTGAGCCTGCATTCCGGTAAATACCACTAATCCGCAAGTATTCTAGCATACAGgtaaagcataatataaatGACTTTCGTCTGTGCAGCTATACTCGAAGTCATATCCTCGCGATCTGATCTACTCGGACCACCTAAAACATTAGAACGTTAAGAACGataaatactatatagacaATAACTGCTACGAGTGTGACCATATACGACAGCTTTGACATTTTGGAATTTTTCGACAGACTCATGTGGCCAGTAAACGCTTGTGGCCaccaatacataaatataaggCTAGAACGACTTCTCAACAGTACAAGCTTGTCTCATTTATTGAATATAGCTAACttacattgtaataaatattatacaatttacaggAGGAGCAGGAAGAACTTTTGGTGGTGACGGTGAAACTGATCGAAGGATAAGAAGCTTGACGGTGACGGCAGTTCCAAGAAGCGCGACACGGCTTCAAGAATTCCAGCGAGCATATCGTTGGGTAGTGGAAGCTCGCCAGTCAATCGTAGGTATGCTGAAATAACAATTTTGTggaaaattatcaataattttgattttcttcTCTATTTTTCGACATATTGTTATATggtctacataataatataaagttgtaACACTCTTAGTTCATAAATACTGTATGCTTATAACTTACGTAATAATATGACGTTGTCTTTCTATTtcgtagtattttttatttggacaCTGGTTAGGCTGATCTGGCGCTGCCAGCTTTTTCTGTGAATCTgtgatatacatataaacatatattcaCAACGGTCAAATTGTATAGTGTCGCGAATGTGAAACTGTCAATTGCCACGTCGCTTCTTACCCCATTCAGTTTCACTATCACTTCCGTTAGTTCCTCCGCGATCATCTTAGACACGGTTGTCAGCATCTCCCGTGCCGACACCAACTCAGGCACACGCCTCTCGATCTGCAGCACTCTTTCTTGTTCGGTTCTCCCAGCCACTTGCTTCCGACCACAGCGGAGCGGACACTGCTGTCTATCACGGGCCTCCGACGACGGCTGATCTCCAAAATCGTCCTTGCTGATCCTGATTCTTTTCTGCAGCTGCTGCATGTGCTGCCGCTGCATGCCATGTTTTTAGGTGGGTAACCCTGGCACCCCAAAgtccgatttttttatttattttttaacgattaattgtactataatttGTACCAATTTGTACCAACAATTTAAGAATTTGTAACTACATATTTCCctaagaaaaatcaaaatttctgCTGGGGTGCCAgggtaacgttaccccagcaccaCCATAActgaaaaatgcattttataaacattttctttttccattaattgtactataatttgtaccttattgtaaaaccattttaagaATTTGTACTCAATTATTTCCTTcggaaaaatcaatttttcttgTTGTATGTCTAAATATGTCACCCCAAGTAAAGTATAATTGAATAATGCGCTTTATGAACTTTTTCTTTTACCATCAATTGTACTATAATTTGTATCAATTAGAATCACTGAGTTTGGAATTTGTTCCTAAATATTTGTTGCAAAAGTATCAATTTTTCTGctctaatatatttacaaataataataccattaaataactgtttattttttttatgttttatttaatttaaaatcaaaaatgttaagtatattaaatatgtataatatgtttatgagtacttttatttttactttgtgtATAAAAGTAGCTCgaaattgttttttacatttttacactattttacattttctttcaagtcataagttatatgtatatatttaaatatgcttactttataatataatattactattactattacatacacattacacatagaTGTATTAAGTACACAAtgcaaactataatatacatccaTACTTGATACTCCTACATGCAAATACACAAAACAGGCGTCATAACGCAGgtatctacatataatatatatatatatatatatatatgtatagtaatttaatgtaatattcaccaatataataaactttaataatatacatacacctaacctaacctatacagtCTAAACGTCATTGTATGTTTTTGTTGTTAGAtaggtaatttgaaaaattataaaacaaaactacattatacatttatacctccTATGCGcattgcatatttattatattattcaaattctaatttctataGTTAAGATATTGGTCAAAAGTCAATACCTACCCTATTAATACCCTATACGAATGAAATATTGCTATGTGTTTGCATTGACCTGTCTactgaacaaaaaattaatatattaagtaaaactcaaaaagtgtaaaagtaCCTTCATCAAGTATTATGTTAGCTATGTAGATCATAGGTATGGTGTTTTAATTTATCGTttaatatatggtataatttaatatttatacaaatatatttataatttatgctttTAAACCAATATAGTAAAGGTAAGGTGCACATATGGTGTATAACCTATCCTAACTAACTTCCATAGCTAATAAACTCTTAAATCATAATGCGTACCTACATACAAACAGATATTtaggttaaaattaatatagcaTGTCCTAAATGACATCTTAACTTCTCTATTAATTCATATTGAATACTTATACAGttaatacacatataatatcatattattgaaaaatcaacACAAATATGAATTTTCTAAGCCATAACACTTAGGTATATTGCTTTATTAATATACGAAGAATTAAATACATgacattaaaacttaaatataaaaaaatctatgtattataaaatgtaaagataACACCACgcatgcaaataaaatattaaaaaaacaacaatattataatcataatatataaatttaatataaggtacttatatatatatgattatatatatactattatattatactattatatatgattGACTTACATTTGCCATCAGCTGGTTTATTAATACTTAGATCATCGCGTATTCGATTTTTGTTCTTCAATATTTCATCGTCAATTAGGTGACTGGCTACAGCAGGAACTCTACCGCGTTTTACACCCATTTTCGATGAAGAGCGAAATGCAAATGAAATAAAGATATCAATATAGAAGTAtacaagaatataaaatattatttgataaatataatgtatattggatttaaaaataaaataacaaacaccGATGATTGGATAATTTTCGAAGGTAATAATAGAAATACAAATACATCAGaacttatattacaataatagttacagaaatataaaaatataactgtcGTCCATAATGACCGAAGGtcataataaatacctaccgtgtacaattattgtacacatCCGAAATCCAAACTCAGTGGTACCGACTAAtcgttacaaattataataggtacaattttattaatgaataacaatatttagaTACAATTATAGTACAATTGATGGTAAAAGAAAAAGTTCATAAAACGcagtattcaattatattttacttggaGTGACGTATTTAGACATACAACaggaaaaattgatttttccgAGGGAAATAATTGAGTACAAATTCTTagaatggttttacaataaggtacaaattatagtacaattaatggaaaaagaaaatgtttataaaatgcatttttcagTTATGGTGGAGCTGAGGTAACGTTACCCTGGCACCCCAGcggaaaatttgatttttcttagggaaatatttaggtaggaattctgaaaatagttttaaaataaggtacaaattatagtacaattgatgagaaaaaaaatctttataaaacacattatttagTTATGGTGGTGCTTGGGTAACTTTACCCTGTCACCACCACAAcggaaaatttgattttttttggggAAATGTTTAGgcacaaatttttaaaatggttttacaataaggtacaaattatagtacaattaatggaaaaagaaaatgtttagaaaatgcaTTTTTCAGTTATGGtggtgctggggtaacgttacccTGGCACCACAGcggaaaatttgatttttcttaGGGAAATATTTAGGTACGAATTctgaaaatagttttacaataaggtacaaattatagtacaattcatgagataaaaaaatgtttataaaacgcATTATTTAGTTATGGTGGTGCTGGGGTAACTTTACCCTGTCACCACCACAAcggaaaatttgatttttttggggGGAAATGTTTAGGTACAAAATCTATAAATGATTGCACTATTCGGtaaaaattatagtacaatTGATGGTAAAAGAAAAAGTTCATGAAACGCATTATTCATTTACCCAGcggaaaatttgatttttcttagggaaatatttaggtatgaattctgaaaatagttttacaataaggtacaaattatagtacaattgatggtaatagaaaatatttataagatgcATTTTTCAGTTATGGtggtgctggggtaacgttacccTGGCACCCCAacagaaaatttgatttttcttagggaaatatgtaggtataaattcttaaattgttggtacaaattatagtacaattaatcgttaaaaaataaataaaaaattcggACTTTGGGGTGCCAGGGTTACCCACctaaccttttagattctgagcggagcgaggaagctattggttttacaatggtgtttttttttttttttttatatcctgtatataaaatttctactagaaggagtgcttcgatttcaacatatagtaccctATCTTTTcgcaaattggattaagatggtactttaggaaGGTCATTTTTCggttttctcaatagttatttaatgccacgagaaaaaccaccgaaaaattacggaaaaacgctaaaaatggggttttaatttctaacactttgtgtatcaccatagaaacgaataaaaaattataatattataacactaattcaacttacaaaataaaatatccagactaacaaactgtctccgctcagatcgtttttcgtatacaatgatattaggtatatcatcgaattcaaatttaatacaatccattatataatgacccacttgtaatctattgtacagcagagtgacatccactttttTATCTATCTCTGAaatgtttgcatttttttgtaaaaaggtTGTGCGTTAAACTTTTCAAGTGTGTATTTTTTTCGAAACCTGACAAAATAAgtattagttgtattattttatttaaattgaaatacaataatattatattattatttatacgtacctataattgcatatttgaatTGTGCCATTGTATAATGCCTTTATACAAGTATAGGTACACGTGCTGGTATTATTTAACCTCGGCACACTTTTAATACGAACGCATAagtctaaattatttatgtattatagttttagcttatatgtgtatattatcattgtggACCTATATATTCTCTTTGACGTGTCGTtggtgtaataattttaaaatacgtgaAAAATGGCCCAAAATAAACGTGACATTTCGAACGCCGTTTGCCGATAGCGCATTCCGGGTCGGGCGCGTGGTATAATTAATACGATAGTATCATGTAaccacgtattttttttttttttggaaaattcaaaaatacgttCCAATGTGGAAAAAGAACAACTGATATATATGGcgtgtatataaacatatatacataaagaCTTCAGGCGCATTTCGTATATACATAGTTTTGAATCAACTCGGGGGAGAAAATTTATGGATTTCCCGGCGCCCACCGATAAATTAAAACTGACGTAGATGGTCTCTGAGAGGAGCTATGGGACGGGGGCTGGCGTTTAATTTGTCCGGACGGCGAGAAATCGGCCGTGAAAATAGTCGGAGAATTATTTCCGTCGATGCATTCCTCtcaattgtacatttttaaacagcAGACGacttttttgaacattttgatttttggtccatcgaaatcaaaattcatagttgtttctgtattattatactttgtatattataaatatataacaaaaacggTTCTAATAAcggttatacataaaatattaaatagatatatacttataattataatctagtACCTATACTCATGCAGCTTACGACTTACACTGATATATTGCTTtctaataaaaaaccaaaatcgtttATCTCTAAAacctattttacttaaaaaataccgTTTTTCTCaacttttgtttgtttttccctgcgcttttgaaaactattgagaaccTCCCGaaagcaccaactagattcactttctcgtCGAACAAGATGCTGaagaagaaaatcaaagcagtgTTATTACTGCCCTAAACGGTGATGACAGgtacacaaaaaaatgttattgtaaaatcaatagattcGTCGGATCATCACTCAGCTGGGTCAGCccagaaactaaaaaaactgaattcGTCGGAAGCtagttttaagtaaaaataccgagttttcaaaaatatatttttttttttattattttgaaaagtatcgaacattttcatttttgatttatcaAATGTATCAATTGGATCCAATTTTCAGAAACCATACTTCTATTATAAAACGTATGTACAGACATAcacaaaaataagtaattaaccGATCTGCTGTACGGTAGGTGTCGAATGTACTTTGccattgagtaagtcactgcgtaatgtatgtgttttaaattacaataaaataacttaactcgtTATTCTTTgcttaaatatctaatttcgtccaaattttaacttaaatatctaaaaaaagtattttccctataggtataaaaatatgtctCAGGGGGGAATGACCGACCGGCGCGGCGTCATATTATGATTGTGTACCTTATaagcagtggcggatccagggttTAATTTGGGGAGGgagcaaaagtacaaaaagtacaaAGATTGGCTAAACAGCGTAAAACATAGGGGAACTAAGGCGATTAAGGGGGGCAAATGCACCATTGCCCCCCCTGGGTCCACCACTGCTTATAAGTTATGTAAAACCCTTATGGAGggttctaattattttttttttttagttacgcgCATTTTTAAAGCAAAATCAACCTACTGCACATTTGCTGATGTATCTTtaaaacttttcaatttttctaccatatattttatttttatttaaaagctaTTATAGAGTGCTATCAACCAACATACACAAATAAACcagaaaaatgtacaaattttattatttttaatgaaaaataaaatatatatattagaatatagatgtaaataattgtgtaaaagtataactatttatttatttaaaaattgcggTAATCGAGATTATACGAGGTAGTCTTGGAGATATTTCGCACCTCTAGAACAATACTGCCACAGCTCaaaatgtagttttaaaaaaatcgatttgaAGTTTAAATCAAAGATATTTTATAGAGTTTTTTATACCTCTGAGTTTGGAATTAAAAACAATGGTAAGCATTAATggaattgtattaatataaatgctaTAATGTCCCGAgcgatacaaaaaaaatcaaaaattaaaaaaataacacacaatatacactatacacatattattgtaaaatcaatacttatTCATCACTCCACTCAGAACCCAAAATAATAAACCCGTTTGCCGGCCATATGATGCATCCTCAAAATAAACGACCCCCATTGATGAAAGGATCGGACACACCGATTATCTTTATTCTGTCGAGTAATCACTTTGTATGGTATCATGTATTCACATAAAGACAAATGTTTTTTCTCTGTTCTCTCTCAAAGTGAAGTCGAAGTCCCCGAAGTCCTTTGGCCAGCCAGACAGTGTCATCCTTTCGTCAGTGCGTGTGAACAACccatcttaataaataataacagccAGTATCAGCACTCAGCAGTGTTGGTAATCCGTAAGTACCCACGGGTCCTACGAGCAGCGAACGTCATGTCTTAAATGTCTGCATTCATATTCCTGTCATATATTAAGGCACGTCATAGTTCAACcgatatgtaggtaggtacctatccagGAAAACAGGcaagattttattaatatttttacaaagattataatatagtgtacgaTGTTTGCTCAGTTCTGGTATACCTACATGAGTACATGACTCGAAAAACACCTAAAGAAggttaattagtattattttatctgaTCACACTCTCCGTCTAAAACGACTCCTGtcgatagttatattaaaatcggatgttaaaataataaaattacgctattaccttcctccaggtgttctgagggctctcgagatcgtgtattcgagaatttgATCAAACAAATATcgttatatcaaatattgtatgtaGGGGAAGGCGGAGCAGTACCGTATGGTTAAGCTTCCAtggtttataattaatgtaatttttatcataatgcaatttttttaaactaatgtacATAGAAAAACTTACggtctataacttttatttgaaacttttttacgttttttatctaaaaatgtgtgtaatttgtgttttacttttttttggaaaaatacgaatttaccaAAAACCTGGGGTAATACCGTATGGACTCGGGGCATAACAGGACATggcttatatatcatataattgttgacgaaattaaattttttaagctggtatacattgaaaaaattaaggtctataacttttatttgaaacttttttatgttttgttttttttttaacgtgttTAAATTGTGCTTtactttcttttaaaaaatacgaatttacccACACCTGGGGTAAAACCGTATGTTATCCTGTGGTATAATTATACGATTTTGCCCCAACacgactattaaaataaatcgagctttttaataaactttaagTAGATACATTAATGTATCCAAACTAGAAATGCAAATTACACTTAATAAggtattgaataacaataaaaacatatctgtacaattttttttaatactattttttatttgttaaatatttgaaaatattttaataattgattaaaaacacttaaaatattttttttccaatatgtgATGTCTAAACACATGaattatcatattcaataaataaacaaacaaaacgcTTTAAATCAGTGTGTTCAGTTTTCCTCcatgatatcaattattaataaaatcccGATTATACAGTTTTGCCCCACACACGGTAATACCCCGCTTTCccctatttaattttgaatttaataatgaatctaTTTGCATACGAAAAATTATGATTCTAAGATTATGATCTTCgcttatattactaagtatgttttatgatattattgctattaaatattaatgtaattaattttactattagtaatacagtaaGTTGtaggttgaattcatttttgccgAAATCATTGCATATAAAAATGCCACTGtgttcaacaaatattaattaaataatatacttcaaaataactaaaattattattattcatttaaataaataaatatttagatacctactgcGTTGTTTGAATTGTAACTTAAAACgtctataaaacaaaataattgtactggcataaattgttttatatcttTTGTTAGTTACACTATTACGGTCGGTGTGAACTACTTTTGATGAGGGTCCttgtattatatgttaaaaaacttgaatatttcATACATCTAcataatcaacaaaataatttctaaatttttgtaaatttaacgaATTTTGTCACAATTTTAACTTCAAGTGCTCGTATAAAAGATTGtctctttaatatttataagtctaTAACAACGTGAGAGGAaccttatacaattataaagttTTTGCAATAAGCAAAAACATCTTTGTCAACgtctatagaaaataaaaataaaattgtcaaatgtctataaatagctcagtcaaaatattttcaaaattatattacgtatgAAAAattctactataattattttcaaaatcataaatattgaaaaaatattaaggggATCTTTCCCCTTCATTCTCCCCACCCATTCCACCAACACAGGCATAGTGTGTGCATAAAGTATGATCAtgataataagtacctataggtacctacctaatagtcTTTTACCAAACTAAAGACAacacctaataatattgttcaaaaatattcaaactgcGATAAGAACAACTCGAATATTATAGACATGGTCATGACTCATGGGTGTAACTAGGATTGAATAGTTATAGTCTTACAAAACCAAAATGTTGAATAAcacgagggggggggggatgccCCTCACACACCCTTATAAAATTCACTGAAATTTAGTTGTTACGAAAAGTTCGctaaaaccaacatttttttgggTCATCTTCGTTCTTAGCAcaacttgatttttttaatttgaatatactgaacattttgataattatatacctacaataaaatctAACGTATTTACGTATACcgtactcaaaaataaaaataacagctGTGACAGAC
This portion of the Acyrthosiphon pisum isolate AL4f chromosome A1, pea_aphid_22Mar2018_4r6ur, whole genome shotgun sequence genome encodes:
- the LOC107884633 gene encoding uncharacterized protein LOC107884633, which encodes MQRQHMQQLQKRIRISKDDFGDQPSSEARDRQQCPLRCGRKQVAGRTEQERVLQIERRVPELVSAREMLTTVSKMIAEELTEVIVKLNGIHRKSWQRQISLTSVQIKNTTK